AATGGGAAATGGTAAACTCAATGTCTTGGAACTCTCGTTTGGAAAGAGTAGTGGCACCAATTGCTTTGATGTTTGCATTCTCTCCGTTTAAATCATTGACTACTAAAGTCTTTCCCTTGTAGCCGCCTAAGTTAAAATGATAAAGCTTTAATTCGGAATCTAATCCTTGGTTTGTGATTAGATTTCTAAAATGAAAGGTTGAATCTTTAAAATCTTCTATAGTGACAAATGTTGATTTTGCGCCATTTTCCATCTCGATATAGGAGAGTGGATTAATCAGGTTAAAATCTTCCGCAGGCAAAGAATTCATTTTTTCATAAATAGATGCATTGGAAAACTTTTCTAACTTCCAAATCAAGAGTGGACAAAAGAACTTTCCCTTGCGGATAATTTACATTTAACTGAATTGGCTCTGCAATACTTGTATTGGCTGGAACTTTTGTTAAAATTCCTATGTCAAAAAAACTCAAATTGAGTAGAGCGAAAAAGTTTGCTTTGTTTTTTTCGAGGAGCTTTTTAAATGAGCTCTCGATATAAACTTTATCGAAAGAATCAACACTTGCAAATTCATTTGCAGCAATTAAGTCCATATTGATAGAGAAGGAACAGATTTTTCGATTCGTAGAAAGTAAACTATCTAACGAAAAATTGGAAAGATTTACCTTTCGCCATGATTCTAGTTTTGAATCAGGCAAAGATGTTTCTTTCAGAAGAGTAAAAGCAGATTTGCGAAGCTCTATCATCCAATCTGGCTCTTCTAAAGAAGACAGAAAAGCTTCAAACTTAGTCTCTATCGTTGTATTTTTAGAAAGTAGGGCTTCCATATTTTACTTTGCGGCTCCAGCGGTTACCCAGTCGTATCCGTTATCTTCTAGCTTTAGAGCAAGTTCTTTTCCGCCGGTTAGCGCGATTGTTCCGTCAATGAATACATGCACAAAATCAGGGGTGATATAATTTAACATTCTCTGATAATGGGTAATGAGTAAAATCGCATTGTCTTTTGACTTATAGCGATTAATTCCATCACATACAATCTTGAGTGCATCAATGTCAAGTCCTGAATCGGTTTCGTCTAGTATGGCGAGTAACGGTTTAAAAAGCGACATTTGTAAAATTTCGTTTCGTTTCTTTTCTCCACCTGAAAAACCATCATTTACATAGCGGCTAACAAAAGAGTCATCCATTTGTAAAAGTTTCATAGCCTCTTTTAAGTCTTTACGAAAGTCTTTGATTGCTATTTCTTTTCCAGTTAGACTTTTTAGGACTGTGCGTAAAAAGTTTGCAACGGTTACTCCCGGTATGCCGGTAGGATATTGGAAACAAAGAAAAATTCCTTTCTTGGCTCTCTCATCTGTTTTAAGACCTAGAATCGATTCACCGCGAAATAAAATATCGCCTTTCGTAATTTCATAATTGGGATGACCCATGATGATATTAGAAAGAGTGCTTTTACCGGAACCGTTTTTTCCCATGATGGCGTGCACTTCCCCCGCATTGATTGTGAGGTTAACGCCTTTTAAAATTTCTTTCCCTTGAATACTTGCGTGTAAATCTACTATTTTTATAAGCTCGGACAAATTATATAGTCTCCCTAAACACTAATGTCATAATTCCAAGTATTAGACTTAGTGCAATAGAAAACCTTGCTAGTTTTTATTCGTAATTCCAGTTTACGCGAGCGATTAGAATAGTGTCAGATGCTATGGTGAAAGTAAAAATTACATATTGGGATTGGGTTTGGATGTCATAAAGAGGCTTTGTAACTCCCCATTTCTTCTTAAAAAAATAGGTTTCTGATTTATGTTTGATGAAGTAGGGCTTCCAAGCGTAGTTATTTTGCATACTAGTG
This region of Leptospiraceae bacterium genomic DNA includes:
- the sufC gene encoding Fe-S cluster assembly ATPase SufC translates to MSELIKIVDLHASIQGKEILKGVNLTINAGEVHAIMGKNGSGKSTLSNIIMGHPNYEITKGDILFRGESILGLKTDERAKKGIFLCFQYPTGIPGVTVANFLRTVLKSLTGKEIAIKDFRKDLKEAMKLLQMDDSFVSRYVNDGFSGGEKKRNEILQMSLFKPLLAILDETDSGLDIDALKIVCDGINRYKSKDNAILLITHYQRMLNYITPDFVHVFIDGTIALTGGKELALKLEDNGYDWVTAGAAK